From a region of the Vaginimicrobium propionicum genome:
- a CDS encoding YggT family protein, with protein sequence MVYIGIAILWVLRIIVWLLIARMIISWIPIFAPTWRTPAFVAAIFEVIYTLTDPPIRFVGKYVKPLRLGGVSLDLGFMVVFLIVLALQRLTVIFFF encoded by the coding sequence ATGGTTTACATCGGAATCGCAATTCTTTGGGTTTTGCGCATAATTGTCTGGTTATTGATTGCGCGCATGATCATTAGTTGGATTCCAATCTTTGCGCCTACCTGGCGTACTCCCGCCTTTGTCGCGGCAATTTTTGAAGTGATTTATACATTGACAGATCCGCCGATTAGATTTGTCGGAAAATACGTCAAGCCTTTGCGCCTTGGGGGTGTAAGCCTCGACCTTGGGTTTATGGTTGTTTTCCTAATAGTGCTAGCTCTTCAGCGTTTGACAGTGATTTTTTTCTTCTAA
- a CDS encoding cell division protein SepF has product MAGALRGALEWLGLVPDSEEKQFEDVEQFSEPIYRNDAELADVTPIGSVGTPSPRKADLSRIITVHPHNYNEARTIGEHFRDGVPVIMNLSEMEDSDAKRLVDFAAGLIFGLRGTIERVTSKVFLLSPNNVQVTAEDKERIKGGFFNQS; this is encoded by the coding sequence ATGGCGGGCGCATTGCGAGGTGCTCTCGAATGGCTAGGTTTGGTTCCCGACAGTGAGGAAAAACAGTTCGAAGATGTCGAACAGTTCAGCGAACCGATTTACCGTAATGATGCTGAGCTAGCCGATGTCACGCCTATCGGTAGCGTAGGCACTCCTAGCCCGCGTAAAGCAGATTTATCGCGAATAATCACCGTCCACCCACATAACTACAACGAGGCGCGCACTATAGGCGAGCATTTCCGCGATGGGGTGCCAGTCATTATGAACTTGTCCGAGATGGAGGATAGTGACGCTAAACGGTTGGTTGATTTTGCTGCTGGATTGATTTTTGGGTTGCGTGGCACTATCGAAAGAGTGACTTCCAAAGTATTTTTATTGTCACCAAATAATGTCCAAGTGACTGCCGAAGATAAAGAAAGAATCAAGGGCGGCTTTTTCAACCAAAGCTGA